Proteins co-encoded in one Papaver somniferum cultivar HN1 chromosome 5, ASM357369v1, whole genome shotgun sequence genomic window:
- the LOC113279722 gene encoding UPF0481 protein At3g47200-like, whose product MEETSKPTKIMDAHIDMPPQELEMHVQIFAIPSYVKERNPDVYQPKMVSIGPYHYGKPELQPMQSHKNRAVNQFLKRSATGATVEKYVDELKLVYDQLWGNYEQVPQLGNWTPDDFIKLMMVDGIFLLEFLNVLHGNRKGNDYADTDPIFGKRGHILNYNYVMEDLLLLENQVPCLVISILLTASEGNGENNLARLMLAPPAIKGHHLLDMYIKGILGGRECQEPFTGEGAIKNSAAELTTKHWMKFKPVATYKDIKFRKKAKLLSLPAIFVDQGTVPRFHNLKAYQLVGDTNNELVSYIHLLNFFIRSADDVSSLRSQGIIVSSMDSDEAILTVMNELTRDTMAENIDDKSAGIIKQPLRN is encoded by the exons ATGGAAGAAACTTCAAAACCCACAAAGATAATGGATGCTCATATAGACATGCCTCCACAAGAGTTAGAGATGCATGTACAGATATTTGCAATCCCAAGTTATGTAAAAGAGAGAAACCCAGATGTGTATCAGCCAAAAATGGTGTCCATTGGTCCATACCATTACGGTAAACCTGAACTCCAGCCCATGCAGTCGCACAAGAACAGAGCCGTAAATCAGTTCCTTAAGAGATCAGCAACTGGGGCAACCGTAGAAAAGTACGTGGATGAGCTGAAGCTAGTTTATGATCAATTGTGGGGAAATTATGAGCAGGTCCCTCAGTTGGGCAACTGGACGCCAGATGACTTCATCAAGCTGATGATGGTCGATGGAATTTTCCttttggaattcttgaatgtctTGCATGGTAATCGAAAAGGTAATGATTATGCTGATACCGATCCTATATTTGGCAAACGGGGGCATATCTTGAACTATAACTATGTGATGGAGGACTTGTTGTTGTTGGAGAACCAAGTTCCTTGTCTAGTGATTTCCATATTGCTTACGGCTTCCGAAG GAAACGGAGAGAACAACCTAGCCAGACTGATGCTTGCTCCACCTGCAATCAAAGGCCATCACTTGTTAGACATGTACATAAAAGGAATACTAGGAGGGAGAGAGTGTCAGGAACCGTTTACTGGAGAAGGTGCCATAAAAAATTCTGCAGCCGAGCTTACCACCAAACATTGGATGAAATTCAAGCCTGTTGCGACTTACAAAgatataaaatttaggaaaaaagCAAAATTGCTGAGTCTACCTGCCATCTTCGTCGACCAAGGCACAGTACCTCGATTTCACAATTTGAAAGCTTATCAACTTGTAGGAGATACCAATAATGAATTAGTCTCTTACATACACCTCCTGAATTTTTTTATTCGTTCGGCTGATGATGTTAGTTCCCTACGTTCCCAAGGGATCATCGTTAGTTCTATGGATAGTGACGAGGCTATTCTTACGGTAATGAATGAACTCACAAGGGACACAATGGCAGAAAATATAGATGATAAGTCTGCTGGTATAATAAAACAG CCTTTACGCAATTAG
- the LOC113282957 gene encoding FHA domain-containing protein FHA2-like, producing the protein MMAATAAGSDVEAGFAKLQGEDFEYYMQTYSIILGRNSKKSTVDVDLSSLGGGMNISRHHARIFYDFRRRRFALEVIGKNGCSVENVLHLPGDPPIKLDSQDLLQIGDKKFYFLLPVRSILGTSIIPPRPNTSAVGGRIGAVTPPLYGRGQIRAANDYDDDEEEEEEEDEDVEGEDEEGYDEYDDAGGSASKRMRRAGEMQEFGYGAGKAGSSGQLEKRPDSRSRGSRDADNNELLKLEEKEVVSCVANVLSDLCDPGEWMAMAKLHTELLERYGNVWHHGRVRRYLTSEEWPKGKPWVGLLALLRKYPEHFVINIKSKGGRNVAEFVSLVSLIS; encoded by the exons atgatggcagcaacagcagcaggaagtGATGTTGAAGCAGGTTTCGCAAAACTCCAAGGTGAAGATTTCGAATACTATATGCAAACATACTCGATCATATTAGGTCGAAACAGCAAGAAATCAACAGTAGATGTTGATCTATCAAGTCTTGGTGGTGGTATGAACATATCACGCCACCACGCCAGAATCTTCTATGATTTTCGGCGTCGTCGTTTCGCTCTTGAAGTTATTGGCAAAAATGGTTGTTCCGTTGAAAATGTTCTTCATCTGCCAGGAGATCCTCCAATCAAATTAGATTCACAAGATTTGTTACAAATTGGGGATAAgaagttttattttttgttgccTGTTAGGAGTATTTTGGGTACTTCGATTATACCGCCTAGGCCAAATACGTCTGCTGTTGGGGGGAGAATTGGGGCTGTGACGCCGCCGTTGTATGGTCGGGGACAAATTAGGGCAGcgaatgattatgatgatgatgaggaagaggaagaagaggaggatgaagatgtggaaggagaagatgaagaaggttaTGATGAGTATGATGATGCTGGTGGTAGTGCTAGTAAGAGAATGAGGAGGGCAGGGGAAATGCAGGAGTTTGGTTATGGAGCTGGAAAAGCTGGATCTTCTGGGCAATTGG AAAAAAGGCCAGACTCAAGATCAAGGGGCAGCAGGGATGCTGACAATAATGAACTGTTGAAGTTGGAAGAAAAAGAGGTAGTTTCTTGTGTGGCTAACGTGCTTTCTGATCTCTGCGATCCAGGAGAATGGATGGCCATGGCCAAACTTCATACCGAG TTGCTGGAGAGGTATGGGAATGTTTGGCATCATGGTAGGGTAAGGAGATACCTGACTTCCGAAGAATGGCCCAAGGGAAAACCATGGGTTGGCTTACTTGCATTGCTTAGGAAATACCCGGAACACTTTGTCATCAACATAAAGTCAAAGGGGGGCCGAAATGTGGCAGAGTTCGTCTCATTGGTCTCCTTGATTTCATAA
- the LOC113279723 gene encoding UDP-glycosyltransferase 74F2-like yields the protein MEVNYGNHVLVVPYPSQGHINPMLQFSKRLISKYLKITLAITVHVANKMETQINCPVKVEMISDGQDEGGVTQASSPQAYLERFAIGGSQTLTEIIQRQGDLGDPVSCVVYDPFLPWALDVTKQFNLMGAAFYTQSCAVSSIYYYVQKGMMKSPATLGEVISLPGLPPLEFSDLPSFVAGVGPFPALLSTLLEQFHNFDKADWVLFSSFEKLEAEFVCFFTGTRLFPSKYLDKRIEDDEDYGFNLFEPKTASCMIWLNSKKNNSVVYVSFGSHSGAKQEQMEEIAWTLWECDYNFLWVVKESEENKIPLEFLEKVSTSDEGLMIRWCPQLEVLSHPAVGCFATHCGFNSTLEALSIGVPLIGFPQWTDQPTNAKCIEAMWEVGMRPKVDEEGIARKMEIDLCVREIMGGGEKGKEMGRNAVKWKELAKEAVDEGGSSDKTIEEFVAQVKYYCN from the exons ATGGAGGTAAATTATGGAAACCATGTTCTGGTTGTTCCTTATCCAAGTCAAGGACACATCAATCCAATGCTccaattctcaaagagattaatcTCAAAATATCTCAAAATCACCTTAGCCATAACAGTTCATGTTGCCAACAAGATGGAAACTCAAATCAACTGTCCGGTTAAAGTCGAAATGATTTCAGATGGTCAAGACGAAGGTGGTGTTACGCAAGCAAGTAGTCCACAGGCATATCTCGAAAGATTCGCAATCGGGGGTTCACAAACCTTGACTGAAATCATCCAGAGACAAGGCGATTTAGGTGATCCAGTCAGTTGTGTTGTTTATGATCCGTTTTTGCCATGGGCATTAGATGTAACCAAGCAATTCAATCTTATGGGAGCTGCCTTCTACACTCAATCTTGTGCTGTTAGTAGTATTTACTATTACGTGCAAAAGGGTATGATGAAATCCCCTGCCACGCTGGGGGAAGTAATCTCACTTCCAGGGCTGCCACCGTTGGAGTTTTCGGATCTACCATCTTTTGTTGCCGGTGTTGGGCCTTTCCCGGCATTGTTGTCCACTCTTTTGGAGCAGTTCCATAACTTTGATAAAGCAGATTGGGTTCTATTTAGTTCATTTGAAAAGTTGGAGGCTGAG TTTGTTTGCTTTTTCACAGGTACTAGATTGTTTCCATCAAAGTACTTGGACAAAAggattgaagatgatgaagattatGGATTCAACCTATTTGAGCCGAAAACAGCTTCATGCATGATCTGGCTTAACTCAAAAAAGAACAACTCCGTTGTTTATGTGTCTTTTGGAAGCCATTCAGGAGCAAAACAAGAACAAATGGAAGAAATTGCGTGGACATTATGGGAGTGCGACTACAATTTTTTGTGGGTAGTGAAAGAATCTGAAGAAAACAAAATCCCGTTAGAATTCCTCGAGAAAGTTTCAACATCTGACGAAGGATTGATGATAAGATGGTGTCCACAATTGGAAGTTTTATCCCACCCGGCTGTGGGATGTTTTGCGACGCATTGTGGGTTCAACTCTACATTGGAGGCATTGAGTATTGGAGTGCCGTTGATTGGGTTTCCGCAATGGACTGATCAGCCAACAAATGCAAAATGTATCGAGGCCATGTGGGAAGTAGGAATGAGACCGAAAGTTGATGAAGAGGGAATTGCTAGGAAAATGGAGATTGATTTATGTGTAAGAGAAATTATGGGTGGAGGAGAGAAAGGGAAAGAGATGGGAAGAAATGCAGTTAAATGGAAGGAATTGGCAAAAGAGGCGGTGGATGAAGGTGGAAGTTCTGATAAGACTATTGAGGAATTTGTAGCTCAAGTTAAATACTATTGTAACTAA